One genomic window of Pseudomonas aeruginosa includes the following:
- a CDS encoding NUDIX domain-containing protein, translating to MSETFKPAPGDVELVQREECFRGFYRLDRLRLRHRQFDGSMGREISRELFVRHDAVCVLPYDPQRDCVVLIEQFRVGAMQKLANPWLLELVAGLIDKDEQPEEVAHREAMEEAGLTLGALWPITQYLPSPGGTDEVVHLFVGRCDSEGVGGVHGLPEEGEDIRVHVWPLEDALQAVRDGRINNAASIIALQWLALNRAEVRGLWA from the coding sequence ATGTCCGAAACCTTCAAACCCGCCCCCGGTGACGTCGAGCTCGTGCAGCGCGAGGAATGCTTCCGCGGCTTCTATCGTCTCGATCGCCTGCGCCTGCGGCATCGCCAGTTCGACGGCAGCATGGGCCGGGAAATCAGTCGGGAACTGTTCGTCCGCCATGACGCGGTCTGCGTGCTGCCCTACGACCCGCAGCGCGATTGCGTGGTGCTCATCGAGCAATTCCGCGTCGGGGCGATGCAGAAGCTCGCCAACCCCTGGCTGCTGGAGCTGGTCGCCGGCCTGATCGACAAGGACGAGCAACCGGAGGAAGTGGCCCATCGCGAGGCGATGGAGGAGGCCGGGCTGACTCTCGGTGCGCTCTGGCCGATAACCCAGTACCTGCCGTCGCCGGGCGGCACCGACGAAGTGGTGCACCTGTTCGTCGGCCGTTGCGACAGCGAAGGCGTCGGCGGCGTGCATGGCTTGCCGGAGGAGGGCGAGGACATCCGCGTCCACGTCTGGCCGTTGGAAGATGCGCTGCAGGCCGTGCGCGACGGGCGGATCAACAACGCGGCGAGCATCATCGCCCTGCAGTGGCTGGCCCTGAACCGGGCCGAGGTGCGTGGGCTATGGGCCTGA
- the cpdA gene encoding 3',5'-cyclic-AMP phosphodiesterase, protein MSRHSNTPATDASVLLVQLSDSHLFAEDGARLLGMDTAHSLEKVVERVAREQPRIDLILATGDVSQDGSLDSYTRFRRLSAPLDAPLRWFAGNHDEREPMQRATEGSDLLEQVVDVGNWRVVLLDSSIPGAVPGYLEEDQLELLRRAIDSAGERFLLVSFHHHPVPIGSDWMDPIGLRNPQALFDLLAPYPQVRCLLWGHIHQEFDRQRGPLRLLASPSTCVQFAPGSSDFTLDRLAPGYRWLRLHDDGRLETGISRVDDVVFEVDYDTAGY, encoded by the coding sequence TTGTCACGCCATTCGAACACTCCCGCCACCGACGCCTCCGTACTGCTGGTGCAGCTCTCGGACAGCCACCTGTTCGCCGAGGATGGCGCGCGCCTGCTTGGCATGGATACCGCCCATAGCCTGGAGAAGGTGGTCGAGCGGGTCGCCCGGGAGCAGCCGCGGATCGACCTGATTCTCGCCACCGGCGACGTCTCCCAGGACGGCAGCCTCGATTCCTACACACGCTTCCGCAGGTTGAGCGCCCCCCTGGACGCGCCGTTGCGCTGGTTCGCCGGTAACCACGACGAACGCGAGCCGATGCAAAGGGCGACCGAGGGCAGCGACCTGCTGGAGCAGGTCGTCGACGTCGGCAATTGGCGCGTGGTGTTGCTCGACTCGAGCATTCCCGGCGCGGTGCCGGGCTATCTCGAGGAGGATCAGCTGGAGCTGCTGCGGCGCGCCATCGACAGCGCCGGCGAACGCTTCCTGCTGGTTTCCTTCCATCACCACCCGGTGCCGATCGGCAGCGACTGGATGGATCCCATCGGCCTGCGCAACCCGCAGGCGCTGTTCGACCTGCTGGCGCCCTATCCGCAGGTACGCTGCCTGCTGTGGGGGCACATTCACCAGGAGTTCGACCGCCAGCGCGGCCCGCTGCGCCTGCTGGCTTCGCCGTCCACCTGCGTACAGTTCGCCCCCGGCAGCAGCGACTTCACCCTCGACCGCCTGGCGCCGGGCTACCGCTGGTTGCGCCTGCACGACGACGGGCGCCTGGAAACGGGGATCTCGCGGGTCGACGACGTCGTCTTCGAAGTGGACTACGACACCGCCGGATACTGA
- a CDS encoding RsiV family protein, with translation MRLLKFAALGSLVVLLSACQSLFKPGLDDPLPTERLASEHLKPGCQGEQCPLVNIDTLKFPDEPQLDPIVERALLEMTRENNETPLPASLAAYERQFLDSAEPGWSSYLQAKVREQHDGLVIIELSSYLFTGGAHGMPGRGFINYDRRQHKVLSLQDMLVPGQEEAFWKQAELAHKAWLLANKLDQDADFQKTWPFQRTPHVALTFGAVTLKYDAYSIAPYSYAHPELKIPYPRLNGIVKPNLFPGRG, from the coding sequence ATGCGCCTTCTGAAATTCGCCGCCCTCGGCAGCCTGGTCGTTCTGCTGAGCGCCTGCCAGAGCCTCTTCAAGCCCGGCCTCGACGACCCGCTGCCCACCGAGCGCCTCGCCAGCGAGCACCTGAAGCCCGGCTGTCAGGGCGAACAGTGTCCCTTGGTAAACATCGACACCTTGAAGTTCCCCGACGAACCGCAGTTGGACCCGATCGTCGAGCGCGCCCTGCTGGAAATGACCCGGGAAAACAACGAAACACCCCTGCCGGCATCGCTGGCGGCCTACGAGCGGCAGTTCCTGGACAGCGCCGAGCCGGGCTGGAGCAGCTACCTGCAAGCCAAGGTGCGCGAACAACATGACGGTCTGGTGATCATCGAGCTTTCCAGCTACCTGTTCACCGGCGGCGCCCACGGCATGCCCGGTCGCGGCTTCATCAACTACGACCGCAGGCAGCACAAGGTGCTGAGCCTGCAGGACATGCTGGTTCCCGGCCAGGAAGAAGCCTTCTGGAAACAGGCCGAGCTGGCGCACAAGGCCTGGCTGCTGGCCAACAAGCTCGACCAGGACGCCGATTTCCAGAAGACCTGGCCGTTCCAGCGCACCCCGCACGTGGCATTGACCTTCGGCGCGGTGACGCTGAAGTACGACGCCTACTCCATCGCGCCGTATTCCTATGCCCACCCCGAACTGAAGATCCCGTATCCGCGCCTGAACGGCATCGTCAAGCCGAACCTGTTCCCCGGCCGCGGCTGA
- a CDS encoding esterase-like activity of phytase family protein yields the protein MRRLLAILGLFGGLVQAAEAPPEPPVPAALSFISEHAVEGMRGGNLSGLAWCGGALWTVSDRDDDRLYRLQPSAEGSDQPWQAEAESFIAPTPPDSGLPWGMSTRVWLSGLVRGGNLDFEGIACDAAGNRYLVSEAHAAVLQLPVSGTPNWLRLPPGLLPQARASGMLMNFNALFEGIAVDPEGKRLWLAAERERRGLLVAHRDNSAWRCEGSCVLLAEGGKIEPPPELGSARKLPKDFSDLAFYRGKLFTLERLAHQICRRDLAQAKVERCWSFASAVLAPERRYELPYGVAEALSLDDKGAWLGIDNGDHARADGDVRPFVLRFAAPAGGWLGDK from the coding sequence ATGCGCCGCCTGCTGGCCATCCTCGGCCTGTTCGGGGGCCTGGTCCAGGCGGCCGAGGCGCCGCCAGAGCCACCGGTTCCGGCAGCCTTGAGCTTCATCTCCGAACATGCGGTGGAGGGCATGCGCGGCGGCAACCTCTCCGGGCTGGCCTGGTGTGGTGGCGCGCTGTGGACGGTTTCCGACCGCGACGATGACCGCCTGTATCGCCTGCAACCCTCGGCCGAAGGCTCCGACCAGCCCTGGCAGGCCGAGGCCGAGAGTTTCATCGCTCCGACCCCGCCGGACAGCGGGTTGCCCTGGGGCATGAGCACGCGGGTCTGGCTCAGTGGCCTGGTGCGCGGCGGCAACCTCGACTTCGAAGGCATCGCCTGCGATGCCGCCGGCAATCGCTACCTGGTCAGCGAGGCGCACGCGGCGGTCCTGCAACTGCCGGTGAGCGGCACGCCGAACTGGCTGCGCCTGCCGCCCGGCCTGCTGCCGCAAGCGCGGGCCAGCGGCATGCTGATGAATTTCAACGCGCTGTTCGAAGGGATCGCCGTCGACCCCGAGGGCAAGCGCCTCTGGCTGGCTGCCGAGCGCGAGCGCCGCGGCCTGCTGGTGGCCCACCGCGACAACAGTGCCTGGCGCTGCGAGGGCAGCTGCGTACTGCTCGCCGAGGGCGGCAAGATCGAGCCGCCGCCGGAACTGGGCAGCGCGCGCAAGCTGCCGAAGGATTTCTCCGACCTCGCCTTCTACCGCGGCAAGCTGTTCACCCTGGAGCGCCTGGCGCATCAGATCTGCCGCCGCGACCTGGCCCAGGCCAAGGTCGAGCGCTGCTGGTCGTTCGCCTCGGCGGTCCTGGCGCCGGAGCGTCGCTACGAGCTGCCTTATGGCGTCGCGGAAGCCCTGTCGCTGGACGACAAGGGCGCCTGGCTGGGCATCGACAATGGCGACCATGCGCGCGCCGATGGCGATGTGCGGCCCTTCGTCCTGCGCTTCGCCGCGCCCGCCGGCGGCTGGTTGGGGGACAAGTGA
- a CDS encoding DUF1249 domain-containing protein has translation MGLNLLRERYRVDLASLQATCEANYARLMRLLPDMREAQASRRVALSEGERLLGVLALEVTEACPYTTTLQVRQELGLPWLPAPRLEVRVYHDARMAEVIGAEQARRLMAIYPYPNQAMHQPDEKNQLNLFLGEWLAHCLACGHEMEPVAQR, from the coding sequence ATGGGCCTGAACCTGCTGCGCGAGCGCTACCGGGTCGACCTGGCCAGCCTGCAGGCGACCTGCGAAGCGAACTACGCGCGGCTCATGCGCCTGCTCCCGGACATGCGCGAGGCGCAGGCCTCGCGCCGGGTCGCGCTGAGCGAAGGGGAGCGGCTGCTCGGCGTACTTGCGCTGGAAGTGACCGAGGCCTGCCCCTACACCACCACCCTTCAGGTGCGCCAGGAACTGGGCCTGCCCTGGTTGCCGGCGCCGCGGCTGGAAGTGCGGGTCTACCACGATGCGCGGATGGCCGAGGTGATCGGCGCCGAACAGGCGCGGCGGCTGATGGCGATCTATCCCTACCCGAACCAGGCGATGCACCAGCCCGACGAGAAGAACCAGCTCAACCTGTTCCTCGGCGAGTGGCTCGCCCATTGCCTGGCCTGCGGCCACGAAATGGAGCCGGTGGCCCAGCGCTGA
- a CDS encoding PqiC family protein encodes MSAWRVFACLSLVSLLGLTGCAVHPPAQLYQLDVGAAAVPKKDGGAAVLLGPVQLADYLKRDVMVQRQADGILSLSTEARWAGNLETNVSQQLLRQMSSELGSSRLALFPEKPGFTPQVQVMLTISRLDSGPKQPAVIEARWRLLDQKGDLKDSRVFHEEEQHQGSIGDQIRAQSDLLKRLAAQLAKDVKPIAVAAEAPPPATARKPVAKPKVKEEEGPKMPLVVPIRTDAEVYRF; translated from the coding sequence ATGAGCGCGTGGCGCGTCTTCGCATGTCTTTCCCTCGTCAGCCTGCTCGGGCTGACGGGTTGTGCGGTCCATCCGCCGGCCCAGCTCTACCAGTTGGACGTCGGTGCCGCTGCGGTACCGAAAAAGGACGGCGGTGCGGCCGTCCTGCTCGGGCCGGTACAACTGGCCGACTATCTCAAGCGCGATGTGATGGTGCAGCGGCAGGCCGATGGTATTCTCAGTCTGTCCACCGAAGCGCGCTGGGCCGGCAACCTGGAGACCAATGTCAGCCAGCAACTGCTGCGGCAGATGTCCAGCGAGCTGGGCAGCAGCCGCCTGGCGCTGTTCCCGGAAAAACCCGGTTTCACCCCCCAGGTCCAGGTGATGCTGACCATCAGTCGCCTCGACTCCGGCCCCAAGCAGCCGGCAGTGATCGAGGCGCGCTGGCGCCTGTTGGACCAGAAGGGCGACCTGAAGGACAGCCGGGTGTTCCACGAGGAAGAACAGCATCAGGGCAGCATCGGCGACCAGATCCGTGCCCAGAGCGACCTGCTCAAGCGCCTGGCGGCGCAGTTGGCCAAGGACGTCAAGCCGATCGCCGTGGCGGCCGAGGCGCCGCCGCCGGCGACCGCGCGCAAGCCGGTGGCCAAGCCGAAGGTCAAGGAAGAGGAAGGTCCGAAAATGCCACTGGTGGTGCCGATTCGCACCGACGCCGAGGTCTATCGGTTCTGA
- the parE gene encoding DNA topoisomerase IV subunit B, producing the protein MATYNADAIEVLSGLDPVRKRPGMYTDTTRPNHLAQEVIDNSVDEALAGHAKSVQVILHQDNSLEVIDDGRGMPVDIHPEEGVPGVELILTKLHAGGKFSNKNYQFSGGLHGVGISVVNALSTRVEVRVKRDANEYRMTFADGFKDSDLEVIGTVGKRNTGTSVHFWPDPKYFDSAKFSVSRLKHVLKAKAVLCPGLSVVFEDKNTGERVEWHFEDGLRSYLTDAVAELPRLPDEPFCGNLEGSKEAVSWALLWLPEGGESVQESYVNLIPTAQGGTHVNGLRQGLLDAMREFCEFRNLLPRGVKLAPEDVWERIAFVLSMKMQEPQFSGQTKERLSSREAAAFVSGVVKDAFSLWLNEHAEIGLQLAELAISNAGRRLKAGKKVERKKITQGPALPGKLADCAGQEPMRAELFLVEGDSAGGSAKQARDKEFQAIMPLRGKILNTWEVDGGEVLASQEVHDIAVAIGVDPGASDLAQLRYGKICILADADSDGLHIATLLCALFVRHFRPLVEAGHVYVAMPPLYRIDLGKDIYYALDEAERDGILERLAAEKKRGKPQVTRFKGLGEMNPLQLRETTMDPNTRRLVQLTLEDATGTLEIMDMLLAKKRAGDRKSWLESKGNLAEVLV; encoded by the coding sequence ATGGCTACTTACAACGCAGACGCCATCGAAGTCCTTTCCGGCCTCGACCCGGTGCGCAAGCGCCCGGGGATGTACACCGACACCACCCGCCCCAACCACCTGGCCCAGGAAGTCATCGACAACAGCGTCGACGAAGCCCTGGCCGGCCACGCGAAGAGCGTGCAGGTGATCCTGCACCAGGACAACTCGCTGGAAGTCATCGACGATGGCCGCGGCATGCCGGTGGACATCCACCCGGAAGAGGGCGTGCCGGGCGTCGAGCTGATCCTTACCAAGCTGCATGCCGGCGGCAAGTTCTCGAACAAGAACTACCAGTTCTCCGGCGGCTTGCACGGGGTTGGCATCTCGGTGGTGAACGCGCTCTCGACCCGGGTCGAGGTACGCGTCAAGCGCGACGCCAACGAGTACCGGATGACCTTCGCCGACGGCTTCAAGGACAGCGATCTGGAAGTCATCGGCACGGTCGGCAAGCGCAATACCGGTACCAGCGTGCATTTCTGGCCGGATCCGAAGTATTTCGATTCGGCGAAGTTCTCGGTCAGCCGCCTCAAGCATGTGCTCAAGGCCAAGGCGGTGCTGTGCCCGGGCCTGAGCGTGGTGTTCGAGGACAAGAACACCGGCGAGCGCGTCGAGTGGCACTTCGAGGACGGCCTGCGCTCCTACCTGACCGACGCGGTCGCCGAGCTGCCGCGCCTGCCCGATGAACCCTTCTGCGGCAACCTCGAAGGTTCCAAGGAAGCGGTGAGCTGGGCCCTGCTGTGGCTGCCCGAGGGCGGTGAGTCGGTGCAGGAAAGCTACGTCAACCTGATTCCCACGGCCCAGGGCGGCACCCATGTGAACGGCCTGCGCCAGGGCCTGCTCGACGCCATGCGCGAGTTCTGCGAGTTCCGCAACCTGTTGCCGCGCGGCGTCAAGCTGGCGCCCGAGGACGTCTGGGAGCGGATCGCCTTCGTCCTCTCGATGAAGATGCAGGAGCCGCAGTTCTCCGGGCAGACCAAGGAGCGCCTGTCGTCCCGCGAGGCGGCGGCGTTCGTCTCGGGCGTGGTGAAGGACGCCTTCAGCCTGTGGCTCAACGAGCACGCCGAAATCGGCCTGCAACTGGCGGAACTGGCGATCAGCAACGCCGGGCGTCGCCTCAAGGCGGGCAAGAAGGTCGAGCGCAAGAAGATCACCCAGGGGCCGGCGCTGCCCGGCAAACTGGCCGACTGCGCCGGACAGGAACCGATGCGCGCGGAACTGTTCCTGGTCGAGGGCGACTCCGCCGGCGGCTCGGCGAAGCAGGCGCGGGACAAGGAATTCCAGGCGATCATGCCGCTGCGCGGAAAGATCCTGAACACCTGGGAAGTGGACGGCGGCGAGGTGCTCGCCAGCCAGGAGGTCCACGACATCGCGGTGGCCATCGGCGTCGATCCGGGTGCCAGTGACCTGGCCCAGCTGCGCTACGGCAAGATCTGTATCCTCGCGGATGCCGACTCCGACGGGCTGCACATCGCCACGCTGCTCTGCGCGCTGTTCGTCCGCCATTTCCGCCCGCTGGTGGAAGCCGGCCACGTCTACGTGGCGATGCCGCCGCTGTACCGCATCGACCTCGGCAAGGACATCTACTACGCCCTCGACGAAGCCGAGCGCGACGGCATCCTCGAGCGCCTGGCCGCAGAGAAGAAGCGCGGCAAGCCGCAGGTCACCCGCTTCAAGGGCCTTGGCGAAATGAATCCGTTGCAACTGCGCGAGACCACCATGGATCCGAATACCCGGCGGCTGGTCCAGCTCACCCTGGAGGACGCCACCGGTACCCTGGAGATCATGGACATGCTGCTGGCCAAGAAGCGCGCCGGTGACCGCAAGTCCTGGCTGGAAAGCAAGGGCAACCTGGCCGAGGTGCTGGTCTGA
- a CDS encoding retropepsin-like aspartic protease family protein — protein sequence MRQQAPGQRLGRIMLVLAWVAGLALATRYFGVWEDRQRNPNQAPQSIHGDGYVELRLASSRQGHYLLNGQINGQGVTFLLDTGATQVAVPEALAARLALERGAPITLSTANGRATGWRTRLDQLQLGDIRLSGVAALIAPGMDGDEVLLGMSALKQLEFTQRDGTLVLRQNTSP from the coding sequence GTGAGGCAACAGGCGCCCGGTCAGCGGCTGGGACGGATCATGCTGGTGCTGGCCTGGGTCGCCGGGCTGGCGCTGGCGACGCGCTATTTCGGCGTCTGGGAAGATCGACAGCGCAACCCGAACCAGGCGCCGCAATCGATCCATGGCGACGGCTACGTCGAGTTGCGCCTGGCCAGCAGCCGCCAGGGCCATTACCTGCTGAACGGGCAGATCAACGGCCAGGGCGTGACCTTCCTGCTCGATACCGGGGCGACCCAGGTGGCGGTGCCGGAAGCCCTGGCGGCAAGACTCGCGCTGGAGCGCGGCGCGCCGATCACCCTGAGCACGGCCAACGGCCGCGCCACGGGCTGGCGCACGCGGCTGGACCAGCTGCAACTCGGCGATATCCGCCTGTCCGGGGTCGCGGCGCTGATTGCGCCGGGCATGGACGGCGATGAGGTGCTACTCGGCATGAGCGCCCTGAAACAACTCGAATTCACCCAGCGCGACGGCACCCTGGTGCTGCGCCAAAACACTTCTCCGTGA
- the parC gene encoding DNA topoisomerase IV subunit A encodes MSESLDLSLEGVERRSLAEFTEQAYLNYSMYVIMDRALPHIGDGLKPVQRRIVYAMSELGLDADSKHKKSARTVGDVLGKFHPHGDSACYEAMVLMAQPFSYRYPLVDGQGNWGAPDDPKSFAAMRYTEARLSRYSEVLLSELGQGTVDWVPNFDGTLDEPAVLPARLPNLLLNGTTGIAVGMATDVPPHNLREVASACVRLLDQPGATVAELCEHVPGPDFPTEAEIITPRADLQKVYETGRGSVRMRAVYRVEDGDIVIHALPHQVSGSKVLEQIAGQMQAKKLPMVADLRDESDHENPTRIVIIPRSNRVDVEELMTHLFATTDLETSYRVNLNIIGLDGKPQVKDLRQLLSEWLQFRIGTVRRRLQFRLDKVERRLHLLDGLLIAFLNLDEVIHIIRTEDQPKAVLMERFELSEVQADYILDTRLRQLARLEEMKIRGEQEELLKEQKRLQTLLGSEAKLKKLVREELIKDAETYGDDRRSPIVARAEARALSETELMPTEPVTVVLSEKGWVRCAKGHDIDAAGLSYKAGDGFKAAAPGRSNQYAVFIDSTGRSYSLPAHSLPSARGQGEPLSGRLTPPPGASFECVLLPDDDALFVIASDAGYGFVVKGEDLQAKNKAGKALLSLPNGSAVVAPRPVRDVEQDWLAAVTTEGRLLLFKVSDLPQLGKGKGNKIIGIPGERVVSREEYLTDLAVLPAGATLVLQAGKRTLSLKGDDLEHYKGERGRRGNKLPRGFQRVDSLLVDIPPQD; translated from the coding sequence ATGAGCGAATCCCTCGATCTGAGCCTGGAAGGGGTCGAACGCCGGTCGTTGGCCGAGTTCACCGAGCAGGCCTATCTGAACTATTCCATGTACGTGATCATGGACCGCGCCCTGCCGCATATCGGCGACGGCCTGAAACCGGTGCAGCGACGCATCGTCTACGCCATGAGCGAACTGGGGCTGGATGCCGATTCCAAGCACAAGAAGTCGGCGCGCACCGTCGGCGACGTGCTCGGCAAGTTCCACCCGCACGGCGACTCGGCCTGCTACGAGGCCATGGTGCTGATGGCGCAGCCGTTCTCCTATCGCTATCCGCTGGTGGACGGCCAGGGCAACTGGGGGGCTCCGGACGATCCCAAGTCCTTCGCCGCCATGCGTTATACCGAGGCGCGCCTGTCGCGCTATTCCGAGGTGCTGCTCAGCGAACTGGGCCAGGGTACCGTGGACTGGGTACCGAACTTCGACGGCACCCTCGACGAGCCGGCCGTGCTGCCGGCCCGCCTGCCCAACCTGCTGCTCAACGGCACCACCGGCATCGCGGTGGGCATGGCCACCGACGTGCCGCCGCACAACCTGCGGGAAGTCGCGTCGGCCTGCGTGCGCCTGCTCGACCAGCCGGGCGCGACGGTCGCCGAATTGTGCGAACACGTGCCGGGCCCGGACTTCCCCACCGAAGCCGAGATCATCACCCCGCGCGCCGACCTGCAGAAGGTCTACGAGACCGGCCGCGGTTCGGTGCGCATGCGCGCGGTGTACCGCGTCGAGGACGGCGACATCGTCATCCACGCCCTGCCGCACCAGGTGTCCGGTTCCAAGGTGCTGGAACAGATCGCCGGGCAGATGCAGGCCAAGAAGCTGCCGATGGTGGCCGACCTGCGCGACGAGTCGGACCACGAGAACCCGACCCGCATCGTCATCATCCCGCGTTCGAACCGGGTCGATGTCGAAGAGCTGATGACCCATCTGTTCGCCACCACCGACCTGGAAACCAGCTACCGGGTCAACCTGAACATCATCGGCCTCGACGGAAAGCCGCAGGTCAAGGACCTGCGCCAGTTGCTCTCGGAGTGGCTGCAGTTCCGCATCGGCACCGTGCGTCGACGCCTGCAGTTCCGCCTGGACAAGGTCGAGCGCCGCCTGCATCTGCTGGATGGCTTGCTGATCGCCTTCCTCAACCTCGACGAGGTGATCCACATCATCCGCACCGAGGATCAGCCCAAGGCGGTGCTGATGGAGCGCTTCGAACTCAGCGAGGTGCAGGCCGACTACATCCTCGACACCCGCCTGCGCCAGTTGGCACGCCTGGAAGAGATGAAGATCCGCGGCGAGCAGGAAGAGTTGCTGAAGGAGCAGAAGCGCCTGCAGACCCTGCTCGGCAGCGAGGCCAAGCTGAAGAAGCTGGTGCGCGAGGAGCTGATCAAGGACGCCGAGACCTACGGCGACGACCGCCGTTCGCCGATCGTCGCCCGCGCCGAGGCCCGCGCGCTGTCGGAAACCGAGCTGATGCCCACCGAACCGGTGACCGTGGTGCTCTCGGAAAAAGGCTGGGTGCGTTGCGCCAAGGGCCACGACATCGACGCCGCCGGCCTCTCCTACAAGGCCGGCGACGGCTTCAAGGCCGCCGCGCCGGGACGCTCGAACCAGTATGCGGTGTTCATCGACTCCACCGGGCGCAGCTACTCGCTGCCGGCCCACAGCCTGCCGTCCGCGCGAGGCCAGGGCGAGCCACTCAGCGGCCGGCTGACGCCGCCGCCGGGGGCCAGCTTCGAATGCGTGCTGCTGCCGGACGACGATGCGCTGTTCGTGATCGCTTCCGACGCCGGCTATGGTTTCGTGGTCAAGGGCGAGGACCTGCAGGCCAAGAACAAGGCCGGCAAGGCCCTGCTCAGCCTGCCCAACGGCTCCGCCGTGGTGGCGCCGCGCCCGGTGCGCGATGTGGAGCAGGATTGGCTGGCGGCCGTGACGACCGAGGGCCGTCTGCTATTGTTCAAGGTCTCCGACCTGCCGCAGCTCGGCAAGGGCAAGGGCAACAAGATCATCGGCATCCCCGGCGAACGCGTGGTCAGCCGCGAGGAATACCTCACCGACCTGGCTGTTCTGCCAGCCGGGGCAACGTTGGTCCTGCAGGCCGGAAAGCGTACCCTGTCGCTCAAGGGCGACGACCTGGAACACTACAAGGGAGAGCGCGGCCGTCGAGGCAACAAGCTGCCGCGCGGATTCCAGCGCGTCGACAGCCTGCTGGTGGATATTCCGCCACAGGATTGA
- a CDS encoding YqiA/YcfP family alpha/beta fold hydrolase encodes MTATSPSLLYIHGFNSSPESHKARQLQAAFGHLGLAEGLRVPALLHHPRQAIAQLERAIAELGRPVLVGSSLGGYYATHLAERHGLAAILVNPAVAPHRSFDGYLGAQTNHYSGETWELTEDHVAALAELEVTHLQRPERYQVWLQTADETLDYRVAQAFYRACALRIQAGGDHGFQGFARHLPALLAFAGYPSALWRDTDFSTFD; translated from the coding sequence ATGACCGCGACCAGCCCATCCCTGCTGTATATCCACGGCTTCAACAGTTCGCCCGAATCGCACAAGGCGCGTCAGCTGCAGGCGGCCTTCGGCCACTTGGGCCTGGCCGAAGGCCTGCGCGTCCCGGCCCTGCTCCATCACCCACGGCAGGCTATCGCCCAGTTGGAGCGGGCCATTGCCGAGCTCGGGCGACCGGTGCTGGTCGGCAGCTCCCTGGGTGGCTACTATGCGACCCATTTGGCGGAGCGCCATGGCCTGGCGGCGATCCTGGTCAATCCGGCGGTCGCCCCGCATCGTTCCTTCGACGGCTACCTGGGCGCGCAGACCAACCACTACAGCGGCGAGACCTGGGAACTCACCGAGGACCACGTGGCGGCGTTGGCCGAACTGGAAGTCACGCACCTGCAACGTCCCGAACGCTACCAGGTATGGCTGCAGACCGCCGACGAAACCCTCGATTATCGCGTCGCGCAGGCCTTCTACCGAGCCTGCGCGCTACGTATCCAGGCCGGCGGCGACCACGGTTTCCAGGGCTTCGCCCGGCACCTGCCGGCGCTGCTGGCGTTCGCCGGCTACCCGTCGGCGCTGTGGCGCGACACCGACTTTTCGACTTTTGACTGA